In the genome of Streptomyces racemochromogenes, one region contains:
- a CDS encoding MAB_1171c family putative transporter: protein MIYTVLAWVCAFVGLAAFAYRLPDLLRRRNDIALWALCTYFLCSGISFLVDLDQLRLHISAFFGLPNITSLITQAAVVVLTAAQQVVLVCWSSPPAEARRTARRRVLFFAAALAVLVVASFAVGPVAHSETATSTILLSIKHGSYALYMSFYLLICAVGQFETVRLSLRFTTMANRQWLKVGMRTVTVGAGMILVYCVTRGIQIAGTRLDYDAAALDPIQWTCGSVGALLQIAGWTIPSWGIRITRARGWARSYRSYRRLRPLWWALYEASPDIALDPPRSWLRDLVPPRDPHYRLYRRVIEIRDGQLILRTSLSLEDFVRVARSLELPEDPTSPLGEALQVRAVLSRPPHERAERAEACDIPARPPYEDFRDEVDWLSKVASSFDDLGRRRARALDAGLLS, encoded by the coding sequence GTGATCTACACCGTCCTCGCGTGGGTCTGCGCCTTCGTGGGCCTCGCGGCCTTCGCGTACCGCCTTCCCGACCTGCTGCGCCGCAGGAACGACATCGCCCTGTGGGCGCTGTGCACCTACTTCCTCTGCTCCGGGATCAGCTTCCTGGTCGACCTGGACCAGCTCCGGCTGCACATCTCCGCCTTCTTCGGCCTGCCGAACATCACCTCGCTGATCACCCAGGCCGCCGTGGTCGTGCTGACCGCCGCCCAGCAGGTCGTCCTCGTCTGCTGGTCCTCGCCGCCCGCCGAGGCCCGGCGCACGGCGCGCCGCCGCGTCCTGTTCTTCGCCGCGGCCCTCGCCGTCCTGGTCGTCGCGTCCTTCGCCGTCGGCCCCGTGGCGCACTCGGAGACGGCCACCTCCACGATCCTGCTCAGCATCAAGCACGGCAGCTACGCCCTCTACATGTCCTTCTACCTGCTGATCTGCGCCGTCGGCCAGTTCGAGACGGTCCGCCTGTCGCTGCGCTTCACCACGATGGCCAACCGGCAGTGGCTCAAGGTCGGCATGCGCACCGTCACCGTCGGCGCCGGCATGATCCTCGTCTACTGCGTCACCCGGGGCATCCAGATCGCCGGGACGCGCCTGGACTACGACGCGGCCGCGCTCGACCCGATCCAGTGGACCTGCGGCAGCGTCGGCGCCCTCCTCCAGATCGCCGGCTGGACCATCCCCTCCTGGGGGATCCGCATCACCCGGGCCCGCGGCTGGGCCCGCAGCTACCGCTCCTACCGCCGCCTGCGGCCCCTGTGGTGGGCCCTGTACGAGGCCTCCCCGGACATCGCCCTGGACCCGCCCCGCTCCTGGCTGCGCGACCTGGTGCCGCCCCGGGACCCGCACTACCGCCTCTACCGGCGCGTCATCGAGATACGCGACGGCCAGCTGATCCTGCGCACCTCCCTCTCCCTGGAGGACTTCGTCCGGGTCGCCCGCTCCCTGGAGCTCCCGGAGGACCCCACCTCGCCGCTGGGCGAGGCGCTCCAGGTGCGCGCCGTGCTCAGCCGCCCGCCCCACGAGCGGGCCGAACGGGCCGAGGCCTGCGACATCCCCGCGCGGCCCCCCTACGAGGACTTCCGCGACGAGGTGGACTGGCTGAGCAAGGTGGCCTCCTCCTTCGACGACCTCGGCCGGCGCCGCGCCCGCGCCCTCGACGCCGGCCTGCTGTCATGA
- a CDS encoding SpoIIE family protein phosphatase: MDTYQSTSKVPDPPAAAVGYAGVLRELLPIALWREDADGRVVEWSLAAQDLLGHRPEDVLGRPGTAVLVPEANRELADDLTRRVQAGETVVGTLPVRHRDGHRVAMEMWIVPAADPQGRTGAMLIAVETSEVLRMRDSLAALQSLFTQSPIGLATLGPDLRFLRVNDALARMNGVPAAQHLGRRLSEVVPGVNATALEDTMRQVLERGTAVVDVRRTGRTPADPGHDRTWSCSYAPLLDGSGRPLGLIASLIDITEGQRALLEAERARSRFALLAEAGTRIGTTLDLGRTAQEIADLLVPQLADSADVQLLETVLDPDESAVAAASAHGVLRRLAATFPDPAAPTSRLAPGQTFQIPAGTVYERVIAEGVPMNLYASDIPALITDPRADALRDYLATLGSARMVPLVARGKVLGAVAVTRLSSREPFDAQDCVLIDELVARAALNIDNARMYTSQRQAALTLQRSLTNSALPEVPGLELTGRYLPASEHDVGGDWFDVIQLPRGRTGLVIGDVMGHGIHAAAVMGQLRTAVRTLARHDVPPARMLRSLDAVVADLGEDEMATCVYAVHDPATGGCVVARAGHPPPAVATPGGRVAFLQGPPGPPLGTGGRDFRTEEVPLPPGTLLALYTDGLIECRHRDLDEGMDRLARTLRRADRPLEELCDDVLARLLPEAPQDDVAVLLARTSRTP; the protein is encoded by the coding sequence TTGGACACGTACCAGTCGACGAGCAAGGTGCCCGACCCGCCGGCGGCGGCGGTCGGGTACGCGGGCGTACTGCGCGAACTGCTCCCGATCGCCCTGTGGCGGGAGGACGCGGACGGCCGCGTCGTGGAGTGGTCCCTGGCCGCCCAGGACCTGCTGGGCCACCGCCCCGAGGACGTCCTCGGCCGCCCCGGCACCGCCGTGCTCGTCCCCGAGGCCAACCGCGAGCTCGCCGACGACCTGACCCGCCGGGTCCAGGCCGGCGAGACCGTCGTCGGCACCCTGCCCGTGCGCCACCGCGACGGACACCGGGTGGCCATGGAGATGTGGATCGTCCCCGCCGCCGACCCCCAGGGCCGCACCGGCGCCATGCTCATCGCCGTCGAGACCTCCGAGGTCCTGCGCATGCGGGACTCCCTCGCCGCCCTCCAGAGCCTCTTCACCCAGTCCCCGATCGGCCTGGCCACCCTCGGCCCCGACCTGCGCTTCCTGCGCGTCAACGACGCCCTCGCCCGGATGAACGGCGTCCCCGCCGCCCAGCACCTCGGCCGGCGCCTCAGCGAGGTCGTCCCCGGCGTCAACGCCACCGCCCTGGAGGACACGATGCGCCAGGTGCTCGAACGCGGCACCGCCGTCGTCGACGTCCGCCGCACCGGCCGCACCCCCGCCGACCCCGGCCACGACCGCACCTGGTCCTGCTCCTACGCCCCCCTGCTCGACGGCAGCGGCCGTCCCCTCGGCCTGATCGCCTCCCTCATCGACATCACCGAGGGCCAGCGGGCCCTCCTGGAGGCCGAACGGGCCCGGTCCCGCTTCGCCCTGCTCGCCGAGGCCGGCACCCGCATCGGGACCACCCTCGACCTGGGCCGCACCGCCCAGGAGATCGCCGACCTCCTCGTCCCGCAGCTCGCGGACTCCGCCGACGTACAGCTCCTCGAAACCGTCCTGGACCCCGACGAGAGCGCCGTCGCCGCCGCCTCCGCCCACGGGGTGCTGCGCAGGCTCGCCGCCACCTTCCCCGACCCCGCCGCCCCCACCTCCCGCCTCGCACCCGGCCAGACCTTCCAGATCCCCGCCGGGACCGTCTACGAGCGCGTCATCGCCGAGGGCGTGCCCATGAACCTGTACGCCTCCGACATCCCCGCACTGATCACCGACCCCCGCGCGGACGCCCTGCGCGACTACCTCGCCACCCTCGGATCGGCCCGCATGGTGCCCCTGGTCGCCCGCGGCAAGGTCCTCGGAGCCGTCGCCGTGACCCGGCTGAGCTCCCGCGAGCCCTTCGACGCGCAGGACTGCGTCCTCATCGACGAACTGGTCGCCCGGGCCGCCCTGAACATCGACAACGCCCGCATGTACACCAGCCAGCGCCAGGCCGCCCTCACCCTCCAGCGCAGCCTCACCAACAGCGCCCTGCCCGAGGTGCCCGGCCTGGAACTCACCGGCCGCTACCTGCCCGCCAGCGAGCACGACGTCGGCGGCGACTGGTTCGACGTCATCCAGTTGCCCCGCGGCCGCACCGGCCTCGTCATCGGCGACGTCATGGGCCACGGCATCCACGCGGCCGCCGTCATGGGCCAGCTCCGCACGGCCGTGCGCACCCTCGCCCGCCACGACGTACCGCCCGCGCGGATGCTCCGCTCCCTGGACGCGGTCGTGGCCGACCTCGGCGAGGACGAGATGGCGACCTGCGTCTACGCCGTCCACGACCCGGCGACGGGCGGCTGCGTCGTCGCCCGCGCCGGGCACCCGCCGCCCGCCGTGGCCACCCCCGGCGGACGGGTCGCCTTCCTCCAGGGGCCGCCCGGCCCCCCGCTGGGCACCGGCGGGCGGGATTTCCGCACCGAGGAGGTCCCGCTGCCGCCCGGGACCCTGCTCGCCCTGTACACCGACGGGCTGATCGAGTGCCGCCACCGGGACCTCGACGAGGGCATGGACCGCCTCGCCCGGACCCTGCGCCGGGCGGACCGGCCGCTGGAGGAGCTGTGCGACGACGTCCTGGCCCGGCTGCTGCCCGAGGCTCCGCAGGACGACGTGGCCGTCCTGCTGGCCCGCACCTCCCGCACCCCGTGA
- a CDS encoding DUF3574 domain-containing protein → MRSIRISAPAAGLLAAAALLLTFGGPAPQSSLGAGTVSAASAEADTAQTGSPYISTHLYFGTGRHDGHPPITDEEFDKFIADVVTPRFPAGLTLQEGRGQWRDKDGDINRERSYELTVMYPVREARARNADIEYIRRLYCTMWELESVGREDVRSQVDF, encoded by the coding sequence ATGCGCAGCATAAGGATCTCCGCACCCGCCGCCGGCCTGCTGGCGGCGGCGGCGCTCCTCCTCACCTTCGGCGGGCCGGCCCCGCAGTCCTCCCTGGGGGCCGGCACCGTCTCGGCGGCGTCGGCCGAGGCGGACACCGCCCAGACGGGCAGCCCGTACATCTCGACCCACCTCTACTTCGGCACCGGCCGGCACGACGGGCACCCGCCGATCACGGACGAGGAGTTCGACAAGTTCATCGCCGACGTGGTCACCCCGCGCTTCCCCGCCGGGCTGACCCTCCAGGAGGGCCGCGGCCAGTGGCGCGACAAGGACGGCGACATCAACCGCGAGAGATCGTACGAGCTGACCGTCATGTACCCGGTGCGCGAGGCCCGCGCCCGGAACGCGGACATCGAGTACATCCGCCGCCTCTACTGCACGATGTGGGAGCTCGAATCGGTCGGCCGGGAGGACGTCCGCTCCCAGGTCGACTTCTGA
- a CDS encoding DNA-binding protein: protein MTAAAPPGGAEEHEAALRLAVRTTGRLLALDARQGATAAVPAVREAVRRIPELSADPRALGGYGPDRLAALAELTEVIGWILFDAGRYRAAGRMNSRALALADLCGDRWTARLVLLNHSMLTTHTGRPRAALAAAARADGPRPLPARVAGLVLIRRAHATALLGARTEPLELISRARGRFLDGVSRRDPHWAWWLDEAELLGHEGWVQARLRRWDRAIPLLHRAATAPGPSYRHLFTAELLSALAGAGAWREAEELIARVAPGAAAIGSVRTTETLRRTAAALHRAPAAPAALRDAAAFLRESLPA, encoded by the coding sequence ATGACGGCGGCCGCCCCGCCCGGCGGAGCCGAGGAGCACGAGGCGGCGCTCCGGCTCGCCGTGCGCACCACCGGCCGCCTGCTGGCCCTGGACGCCCGGCAGGGTGCGACGGCCGCCGTGCCCGCCGTACGCGAGGCCGTGCGCCGGATCCCGGAGCTGTCGGCCGACCCCCGGGCCCTCGGCGGGTACGGCCCGGACCGGCTCGCGGCCCTCGCCGAGCTGACCGAGGTCATCGGCTGGATCCTCTTCGACGCCGGCCGCTACCGGGCCGCCGGCCGGATGAACTCGAGGGCGCTGGCCCTGGCGGACCTCTGCGGAGACCGCTGGACGGCCCGGCTGGTCCTGCTGAACCACAGCATGCTCACCACCCACACCGGGCGGCCCCGCGCCGCCCTGGCGGCCGCCGCCCGGGCGGACGGGCCCCGGCCGCTGCCGGCCCGCGTCGCCGGCCTCGTCCTGATCCGGCGGGCCCACGCGACGGCCCTGCTCGGAGCCCGTACGGAGCCCCTGGAGCTGATCTCCCGGGCCCGCGGCCGCTTCCTCGACGGGGTCTCCCGCCGGGACCCGCACTGGGCCTGGTGGCTCGACGAGGCCGAACTGCTGGGCCACGAGGGCTGGGTCCAGGCCCGGCTGCGCCGCTGGGACCGGGCCATCCCGCTGCTGCACCGGGCGGCCACCGCCCCGGGCCCCTCCTACCGGCACCTGTTCACCGCGGAGCTGCTCTCGGCCCTGGCCGGGGCCGGGGCCTGGCGCGAGGCGGAGGAGCTGATCGCGCGGGTCGCCCCGGGAGCCGCCGCGATCGGCTCGGTGCGCACCACCGAGACCCTCCGCCGGACGGCGGCGGCCCTGCACCGGGCCCCGGCAGCCCCGGCAGCGCTGCGGGACGCGGCGGCCTTCCTGCGGGAATCGCTGCCCGCCTGA
- a CDS encoding SpoIIE family protein phosphatase — MTGRSGRHRETRPASLPARLWAARHSIAGQVFSVTAVIVLVLIAAAALALVFQARYDSERGARDRSLAAAEAFAHAPGLPAALASADPTAALQPLAEGARRGAGVDFVAVMTTDGVRFTDSRPELIGRRATGDLSRAVAGASFTEVFRGDPSDAVRAVVPVRNGRGDVVGLVATGIEVENVGDAVEGQLPLLLGAAAGALLLGTGGAALVSRRLRRQTRGLGAVEMARMNEHHEAVLHAVREGVLIVGADHRLLLANDEARRLLDLPADAEQRYVGDLGLDPRTTELLLSGRVATDEVHLAGDRLLAVNVRPTEPFAGRPSGSVTTLRDTTELAALSGRAEVARERLQMLYEAGVRIGTTLDVVRTAEELSEVAVPRFADFVTVELLEPVLRGDEPSSAAGAHTRMRRAAMSGTRSDQPLQPVGDVIRFDVPTAPMATALAAGHAVLAADLHAAMGWRAQDEAGTKQALDYGFHSLISVPLQARGVVLGMANFWRAADTPEAFDEEDLSFAEELGTRAAVSIDNARRFTREHATAVALQRSLLPRVLPRLSAVDAAFRYLPATAGVGGDWFDVIPLPGTRVALVVGDVVGHGVHAAATMGRLRTAVHNFSTLDMPPDELLGHLDELTDRIDQLEDGESGAGAEGPGLAGDAEEPPAGITGATCLYAVYDPVSGHCTMASAGHPGPALVHPDGRVEFPELPTGLPLGVGGMPFETARLELPEGSRLVLFTDGLLEDRHRDFDSGLALLSETLSRPGRSPEQACADVLSAMLVPVPSDDIALLVADTRRLEPDRIAEWEVPDDPAAVSRVRREAAAQLRDWGLEEASFTAELILSELITNAIRYGNEPIRVRLLRDRSLICEVADGSSTSPHLRYAATTDEGGRGLFLVAQYAERWGTRYTERGKVIWAELSSSGGEALVPLEMDLDALEDLGW, encoded by the coding sequence ATGACCGGACGTTCGGGTCGGCACAGGGAGACGCGGCCCGCGAGCCTGCCCGCACGCCTGTGGGCGGCCCGGCACAGCATCGCCGGACAGGTCTTCTCCGTCACCGCCGTCATCGTGCTGGTGCTGATCGCCGCGGCCGCGCTGGCCCTGGTGTTCCAGGCCCGTTACGACAGCGAGCGCGGCGCCCGGGACCGCTCGCTGGCCGCCGCCGAGGCCTTCGCGCACGCCCCCGGCCTGCCCGCGGCCCTGGCGTCGGCCGACCCGACGGCCGCGCTCCAGCCGCTGGCCGAGGGCGCCCGCCGCGGCGCGGGGGTGGACTTCGTCGCCGTCATGACCACCGACGGGGTCCGCTTCACCGACTCCAGACCCGAGCTGATCGGCCGGCGCGCCACCGGGGATCTCTCCCGGGCGGTGGCGGGCGCGTCCTTCACCGAGGTGTTCCGGGGGGATCCCAGTGACGCAGTCCGCGCCGTGGTCCCCGTACGGAACGGGCGGGGCGACGTCGTGGGGCTGGTCGCCACCGGCATCGAGGTGGAGAACGTGGGCGACGCCGTGGAGGGCCAGCTGCCGCTGCTGCTCGGCGCGGCGGCCGGCGCCCTGCTGCTGGGCACCGGCGGCGCCGCCCTGGTCAGCCGCAGGCTGCGGCGCCAGACCCGGGGCCTGGGCGCCGTGGAGATGGCCCGGATGAACGAGCACCACGAGGCGGTGCTGCACGCCGTGCGCGAGGGCGTGCTGATCGTCGGGGCCGACCACCGGCTGCTGCTCGCCAACGACGAGGCCCGGCGGCTGCTCGACCTGCCCGCCGACGCCGAACAGCGGTACGTCGGCGACCTCGGCCTGGACCCGCGCACCACCGAACTGCTGCTGTCGGGGCGGGTGGCGACGGACGAGGTCCACCTGGCGGGCGACCGGCTCCTCGCCGTCAACGTACGGCCCACGGAGCCGTTCGCCGGGCGGCCCTCGGGCAGTGTCACCACCCTGCGCGACACGACCGAGCTGGCGGCGCTGTCCGGGCGCGCCGAGGTGGCCCGGGAGCGGCTCCAGATGCTCTACGAGGCGGGCGTGCGGATCGGCACCACCCTGGACGTGGTGCGGACGGCGGAGGAGCTGTCGGAGGTGGCGGTGCCGCGCTTCGCGGACTTCGTCACGGTCGAGCTGCTGGAGCCGGTGCTGCGCGGGGACGAGCCCTCGTCGGCGGCGGGGGCGCACACCCGGATGCGCCGGGCGGCGATGAGCGGGACCCGCTCCGACCAGCCGCTCCAGCCGGTCGGGGACGTGATCCGCTTCGACGTGCCGACGGCTCCGATGGCCACGGCCCTGGCCGCCGGGCACGCGGTGCTGGCCGCCGACCTGCACGCGGCGATGGGCTGGCGGGCGCAGGACGAGGCGGGGACGAAGCAGGCCCTGGACTACGGCTTCCACTCGCTGATCTCCGTACCGCTCCAGGCCCGGGGCGTGGTGCTGGGCATGGCCAACTTCTGGCGGGCGGCCGACACCCCGGAGGCCTTCGACGAGGAGGACCTGTCCTTCGCGGAGGAGCTGGGGACGCGGGCGGCGGTGTCCATCGACAACGCCCGCCGGTTCACCCGCGAGCACGCGACCGCCGTGGCCCTTCAGCGGAGCCTGCTGCCCCGGGTGCTGCCCCGGCTGAGCGCGGTGGACGCGGCGTTCCGCTACCTGCCGGCGACGGCGGGGGTGGGCGGGGACTGGTTCGACGTGATCCCGCTGCCGGGGACCCGGGTGGCGCTGGTGGTGGGCGACGTGGTCGGGCACGGGGTGCACGCGGCGGCGACGATGGGCCGGCTGCGGACGGCGGTGCACAACTTCTCCACCCTGGACATGCCGCCGGACGAGCTGCTGGGCCACCTGGACGAGCTGACCGACCGGATCGACCAGCTGGAGGACGGGGAGTCCGGCGCGGGCGCCGAGGGCCCGGGCCTGGCCGGGGACGCGGAGGAGCCGCCGGCCGGGATCACCGGCGCCACCTGCCTGTACGCCGTCTACGACCCGGTGTCCGGGCACTGCACGATGGCCAGCGCCGGGCACCCCGGGCCCGCCCTGGTGCACCCGGACGGGCGGGTGGAGTTCCCCGAGCTGCCCACCGGGCTGCCGCTCGGGGTCGGCGGCATGCCCTTCGAGACGGCACGGCTGGAGCTGCCCGAGGGGAGCCGGCTGGTGCTGTTCACTGACGGGCTGCTGGAGGACCGCCACCGGGACTTCGACAGCGGGCTAGCGCTGCTGAGCGAGACGCTGTCGCGGCCGGGCCGCAGCCCCGAGCAGGCCTGCGCGGACGTGCTGTCGGCGATGCTGGTCCCGGTGCCGAGCGACGACATCGCGCTGCTGGTGGCGGACACCCGGCGGCTGGAGCCGGACCGGATCGCGGAGTGGGAGGTGCCCGACGATCCGGCGGCCGTCTCCCGGGTGCGGCGGGAGGCCGCCGCGCAGCTGCGGGACTGGGGGCTGGAGGAGGCTTCGTTCACGGCGGAGCTGATCCTCAGCGAGCTGATCACCAACGCCATCCGGTACGGGAACGAGCCGATCCGGGTCCGGCTGCTCCGCGACCGGTCGCTGATCTGCGAGGTCGCCGACGGCAGCAGCACCTCCCCGCACCTGCGGTACGCGGCGACGACGGACGAAGGGGGCCGGGGCCTGTTCCTGGTGGCCCAGTACGCCGAGCGGTGGGGCACCCGTTACACGGAGCGCGGCAAGGTCATCTGGGCGGAGCTGTCGTCGTCGGGCGGTGAGGCCCTGGTGCCGCTGGAGATGGACCTGGACGCCCTGGAGGACCTGGGCTGGTGA